From Flavobacteriales bacterium, a single genomic window includes:
- a CDS encoding DUF2130 domain-containing protein, which produces MSQNNNITCPNCQEVFKVDESLYHDITKQVRDEQFEKEIAEKLTLANKDKETALQLKTSELKQEFQQELAIKQQEIEALKIKSKAQLMDEVSKKKSLISALESKLEQAETQKKLELSQVVNEVQDKIVKKEHLIRDLQSKLDQAESYKKLEITNAVTLEKEKIAEKELRIKALESALEQAETQKKLELTTAVNQVEKEKDQLENALKHKDAEKELLEQALKQQHSNELIAKNEVIKLRENEIERLQDFKQKLSTKMLGETLEQHCEIAFNKLRSTAFQNAYFEKDNDASGGTKGDYIFREEDGNGNEIVSIMFEMKNENDQTATKKKNEDFFAKLDKDRKAKGCEYAVLVSLLETENEFYNTGIVDVSHKYEKMYVIRPQFFIQIISLLKNSGMKALAYKQELSMMRNQNIDITNFEAKMEAFKTGFSTNYERATRKFATAISEIDKTISHLQKTKDALLSSDRNLRLANDKAQGLTIKKLTYNNPTMKQKFKDLED; this is translated from the coding sequence ATGTCTCAAAATAATAATATCACTTGTCCAAATTGCCAAGAAGTTTTTAAGGTAGATGAATCTCTTTATCATGATATTACTAAACAAGTTCGGGATGAGCAGTTTGAAAAAGAAATAGCCGAGAAATTGACTCTTGCTAATAAGGATAAAGAAACTGCTTTGCAATTAAAAACATCGGAACTAAAGCAGGAGTTTCAACAAGAATTGGCAATAAAACAACAAGAAATAGAAGCCTTGAAAATCAAGAGTAAAGCTCAGTTGATGGATGAGGTTTCTAAGAAAAAAAGCTTGATTAGCGCATTAGAATCTAAGCTGGAACAGGCTGAAACACAGAAAAAGCTAGAGTTATCTCAGGTGGTAAATGAAGTGCAAGATAAAATTGTTAAAAAAGAGCACCTTATTCGTGATTTACAGTCAAAGCTAGACCAAGCTGAAAGTTATAAAAAATTAGAAATTACGAATGCTGTTACACTTGAAAAAGAAAAAATAGCAGAGAAAGAACTGAGGATAAAAGCACTGGAATCGGCATTGGAACAAGCGGAGACCCAAAAAAAATTGGAACTTACCACGGCAGTTAATCAAGTAGAAAAGGAGAAAGATCAGCTAGAGAATGCGCTTAAACATAAGGATGCTGAAAAAGAATTATTGGAACAAGCCTTAAAACAGCAACATTCTAATGAATTGATCGCCAAAAATGAAGTGATCAAATTAAGAGAAAATGAAATAGAGCGTCTTCAGGATTTCAAACAAAAGCTCTCTACAAAAATGCTTGGGGAAACCTTAGAACAACATTGTGAAATAGCATTTAATAAACTCCGATCTACGGCTTTTCAAAATGCCTATTTCGAAAAAGATAACGATGCTTCTGGAGGTACAAAAGGGGATTATATTTTCAGAGAAGAAGATGGGAACGGAAATGAAATTGTTTCCATCATGTTTGAGATGAAAAACGAAAATGACCAAACTGCTACCAAAAAGAAAAACGAAGACTTTTTTGCAAAACTCGATAAAGACCGTAAAGCAAAAGGTTGCGAATATGCCGTTTTGGTCTCTTTATTAGAAACAGAAAATGAGTTTTACAACACAGGAATTGTTGATGTTTCTCATAAATATGAAAAAATGTATGTGATACGTCCTCAGTTTTTTATCCAAATAATCAGTCTGCTAAAAAATTCGGGAATGAAGGCGTTGGCTTACAAACAGGAATTGAGTATGATGAGAAATCAGAATATAGATATTACAAATTTTGAGGCAAAAATGGAAGCCTTTAAAACAGGTTTTTCTACCAACTATGAAAGAGCCACAAGAAAATTTGCGACAGCCATTTCTGAAATAGATAAAACAATTTCTCACCTTCAAAAAACCAAAGATGCTTTATTGTCTTCAGATAGAAATCTCCGCTTAGCAAATGATAAGGCTCAAGGACTTACT
- a CDS encoding response regulator transcription factor yields MEKSILIVEDESFIALSIRLFLENNNYIVLGICSSAEDAWEKCKNLSPSIVLLDIDLEGSRNGIWLAKKIRSLGLAIKIVFLTGKDDSQILSRVYKTKPEIFLTKPFNFKALLFNLNNLITKSIELKKEKTIIIQEGKNSYRINYENILYIMSEGNYLNILLKEDKMIVIRLKISEIIPILPPNKFIRTHLRYIANIQEIQRINRNEIVVNNQKLPVSKPYQAAVSSLFEGNEME; encoded by the coding sequence ATGGAGAAAAGTATATTAATTGTGGAAGATGAAAGCTTTATCGCTCTATCTATAAGGTTATTCCTAGAAAATAACAATTATATTGTTCTAGGGATCTGTAGTTCTGCTGAAGATGCTTGGGAAAAATGTAAAAATTTATCTCCGTCTATCGTACTTCTTGATATTGATCTGGAAGGAAGTAGAAATGGAATTTGGTTGGCAAAAAAAATTCGAAGTCTAGGTTTAGCAATTAAAATTGTCTTTTTGACGGGTAAAGATGACTCCCAAATATTATCTCGGGTCTATAAAACAAAACCTGAAATATTCTTAACAAAACCGTTTAATTTCAAAGCCTTATTGTTTAATCTTAATAACTTAATAACTAAGAGTATTGAGTTAAAGAAAGAGAAGACTATAATTATCCAAGAAGGAAAAAATTCTTATAGAATTAACTATGAGAACATACTTTATATTATGAGTGAAGGAAATTATCTCAATATTCTTTTAAAAGAAGATAAGATGATTGTGATTCGACTAAAAATATCTGAAATTATACCTATTTTACCACCTAATAAATTTATAAGAACTCACTTAAGATATATAGCAAATATCCAAGAAATACAGCGGATAAATCGAAATGAAATTGTTGTAAACAATCAAAAGCTTCCCGTTTCAAAACCATATCAAGCTGCTGTTTCTTCCCTTTTTGAGGGAAATGAGATGGAATAA
- a CDS encoding aryl-sulfate sulfotransferase, whose translation MLKYLTVIITGLLTTNLLAQNTIGLISYDKELSFEGYNLIFPHNQQTVFLLNNCGEVVHKWEDFIYKPGNSVYLLENGDLIRCGRSANLGPATNISAGGAGEMVERRNWDGDLLWRYTYKNFNVRMHHDVEILPNGNILILAWEKKNLSECIAHGRDSNTLSENELWPDHLIEVEPVGLDSANIVWEWHAWDHLVQELDSTKLNYGIVSEHPELIDINYDNNNQKADWMHCNSIDYNEELDQILISVPTFNEIWIIDHSTTTAEAASHSGGNSGKGGDLIYRWGNPSAYHRGDSTDQKLFFQHDAQWNKSFLTDTNNYFNMISVYNNRVNYQYSSVNVINPVFNTSTQSYELNNTFAPNDFEWTYVHPDTAKMKSFGLSSVQKLPNNNTLICVGVKGYLFEITPNEEIVWEYINPFHEGTPSFQGAIPGTIVNIFNLKRYPTTYSAFVGKDLSKKGYIELGPNETFCETISVDEVSTKDFVLYPNPTSNNITLDFDQNDTYQIRIIDAQGRMLIENQLQGNHIKIDISEFNAGIYFVKINDSLTKKIYVKN comes from the coding sequence ATGTTAAAATATCTCACAGTAATAATTACCGGTTTACTAACCACCAATTTATTAGCCCAAAACACAATTGGACTAATAAGTTATGACAAAGAATTATCCTTTGAAGGTTATAATTTGATTTTCCCACATAATCAACAGACTGTTTTTTTATTGAACAACTGTGGAGAAGTTGTTCACAAGTGGGAAGACTTTATTTATAAGCCCGGAAACTCTGTATATCTCTTGGAGAACGGAGATTTAATTAGATGTGGAAGAAGTGCAAATTTAGGACCAGCAACAAATATATCAGCTGGTGGTGCTGGAGAAATGGTAGAGAGACGTAATTGGGATGGAGATCTCCTTTGGAGATACACTTATAAAAATTTTAATGTTAGGATGCATCATGATGTTGAGATATTACCTAATGGGAATATCCTAATTCTTGCTTGGGAGAAAAAGAATCTCTCAGAATGTATAGCGCATGGAAGAGATAGTAATACGCTTAGTGAAAATGAGCTTTGGCCAGATCATCTTATCGAAGTAGAACCCGTAGGTTTGGATAGTGCAAATATTGTATGGGAATGGCATGCCTGGGATCACCTTGTTCAAGAGCTGGATTCAACAAAGCTGAATTATGGGATCGTCTCTGAGCACCCAGAATTGATCGATATCAATTATGACAACAACAACCAAAAAGCTGACTGGATGCACTGCAATTCTATAGATTACAATGAGGAACTTGATCAAATACTGATTAGCGTTCCAACGTTCAATGAGATTTGGATCATTGATCACAGTACTACAACTGCTGAAGCTGCATCACATTCTGGTGGAAATAGTGGAAAAGGTGGTGATTTAATCTACCGTTGGGGAAATCCTTCAGCCTATCATCGCGGAGACTCAACAGATCAAAAACTATTTTTCCAACATGATGCACAATGGAATAAATCCTTTTTAACGGATACCAATAATTATTTCAATATGATTTCGGTTTACAACAACCGTGTAAATTATCAGTACTCCTCTGTAAATGTAATCAATCCTGTTTTTAATACTTCCACCCAATCTTATGAGTTAAATAACACCTTTGCACCCAATGATTTTGAATGGACTTATGTGCATCCAGATACTGCTAAAATGAAAAGCTTTGGACTCTCTAGTGTGCAGAAACTACCCAATAATAATACACTTATTTGTGTGGGAGTTAAAGGTTATTTATTTGAAATAACTCCGAATGAAGAAATTGTATGGGAATATATAAATCCATTTCATGAAGGTACTCCATCTTTCCAGGGGGCAATTCCTGGAACCATAGTTAACATATTTAATCTTAAAAGATACCCAACTACCTATTCAGCATTTGTAGGAAAAGATCTTTCTAAAAAGGGGTATATAGAATTGGGACCTAATGAAACTTTTTGCGAAACGATATCAGTTGATGAAGTATCCACAAAAGACTTTGTTCTATATCCTAACCCTACCTCCAATAACATAACCTTGGATTTTGATCAAAATGACACGTATCAGATAAGGATAATAGACGCTCAAGGCAGAATGCTAATTGAAAACCAACTACAAGGAAATCACATCAAAATTGATATCTCCGAGTTTAACGCAGGTATATATTTTGTAAAAATAAACGACTCTTTAACCAAGAAAATTTACGTAAAGAACTAA